The genomic stretch CCAGCATAGTGCTCCATACCAGGAACGACACCATAATCTCTCGTCATGGACTCAAAGTGCAGCATTCCTTCAACAACATCACTTATAACACCACAGGCAGAAAACACCCCAAGAAACATTTGTCCATCAGGTCTTAGCCCGGATTGCTTGAACTCTGCAAACAATTCAAGGGACTCTTCTCCATGGCCATTCTTAGCAAGCCAAGATATCATAATATCCCAAGACGTCAGATTACGTTCAGGCATTTGATCAAAGACTGCAAAAGCATCTTCCATAGAACCACATTTGGAATACATCTCAATTATCTGATTATACATTCTGACTTCAAGATGAGCCATCGTCTTCAAAAGATGCTTATGGACAGATTTAGCTTCAGCCAAAGCCTCATTCTCACCACATGATTTAACCAATGCCATAAACCGAGGTATACCAACTCGGACCCTCTCCTTCTCAAGCAGCTCCAGCAGCTCCACTGCTTCCTTCACTTTCCCTCCCCTTGTGAGTTGGTCAAGATCATCCAGTTTGCTAGTGGCTCGACTCTCCGCATTCATAGACAAATCAGTCGATACTCCAAAATCCGTTACTACTCCACTCTGCGATTCACTCACAGTTCTCTGGTAGTTCCCTGAATTAAAATGATAACTCCCAGCAACATTTTGAGGATGAACTCCATAATCACCACCATTTTTCACCTGCATATCTGCCCTCCCACCATAAGAACCTCCCCTAGAATTCTCTAAACGCCCTCCGCCATGATTAAGTGGCGTCGCATCCAAACCTCCGCCATTAGAGCTCACATTCTGCTGAAACGTTCCATTTCCCATCTGCCCGCCAAAACTCCGGCCATGATTCCGACTATCAAAACTCGAAGAATTATAACCTGATTGATTCCGAACACCACCGCTACCATTACCATACGAATCGGATAAATTCAATCTTTTAGCACCAATTTGACCATAAACCCTACtagggttttggttctgctCAATTCCCCCTGAACTCCTGCCACTAAAATGATCATTTCGATTGAAATTCACGTAACCAGATTGATATTCAGCGCTATCCCCATCAAAATTGTTGTAAACGTCAGCTGTTTCAGCTCCAGCTCTGAAACTTCTAGCAAAATTAGGGATTTCCACGGAGCAGGAAAAATCGGAGGAATTTCTCCGGCATACCTTGATTGCGCGTCTCAGAGAAGTGAGCGTGAAGACCGCAGCTCTCCTTGTGTACATTGCCTGAGTGGACTCGCCCGATGCAACTCAGTGAGTCGATCGATTTTAGGTCGCGGCGTTGCACAATTTTTGGTGACAGCTGAAATCCAGAAAGTGAAACGCAAGTAAAATGGGTAACCATAAATGGGTCGGGTCTAAAATTCCAATACCAGATCCGTTTATATGAGGCCCACTTTTTTCGACCCAATTGAAAATTTTCCAGATATTTTTACTGCTGATTTGAAAATTAGTACCAATACtcctactactactaataattactactatatatgATTATCTATGAATAAACTCATATAAATGATCTATGGTTAATACTTAATATAAAGACGGAAGTCAAATGGCCATCTATAATAATTACGAGACTACTGTGCTGAAAATAACATCTATTTTGTTACGAGGAATTTGAAGTTgtgataaagttagtgaatcgTTTTCTAAATAATGGGTTGTGTTCCCAAGTGAAACGTATAAATATGTTGTAATATTTCATTAATATCAATCGAATATAGTACAAAACAAGAAACTAATGGATCATTTTTGACGTTATCGATTGAAAGACGATCAACTCAACTTCAAATTCATAGACAACTTGAATACACAGTAACTTTTATTATCGTTTGTATTCAACGTGTTTTTATATAAGAATCGTCAATTTCTTATTTCGCACATAGTTTATATGAGAAATTgccttttaaaattattttgtttcataataCATATGGTATATTCTTATACAAGTATCCCACATATCTCATATCTCCCATATTTCTATTATTTAGTATAGTACTTGTATTATTGATTTATCATACTTTTTTCATATATTGTTTTCTTGTCCTCTAAGTCAAAAtagttttataaataattataagacTACACTGATTTAAcgaaaaaaatacaataatccacacatataattatctttattttataagaCTATCATGACTTAGCaagataaaaaattaatatatgagaaatatataataaatcaaTATGTGGGATATTTCGATCAAATTGACGAGTTGTAAAAAAGGATTTGGTCTTCGTAAGCATGTGTTTCGGCCACGTGTGGATTTCAATTTCACTAAATAATCTTAATATATGGTTTAGGTATATTCAACACTTCAAGCATGGAAATTTGGAAATAGCTATATTTTAAAATCACAAAATAGCtatcaaacaaaataattgaATACATAAAAGAATATATTATCTATACGTATATATAGTATACCGATTAATCAAACCTAAATATAAAACGACCACCAACGAAGTTCTACCAACTTACTCCCATATTTTCGTCACTCAATCttcatatatatttaaaatcacTTTCAAATACTcccttaaaatataaataaatatgtaaatCATAGTATACACATATACGTATACATCGTATTACAATTAATTAAACCTAAATCGAAAATGTATATAAAGCCATTTCCCTTCACAACAACGACTAATCACCATTTTTTTAAGACATCGTCATTATTTTGGGCCCCATTGGCCAACACATTTTACACGCCCACAATtatcaatataatattatctttgtcttttattttaaaaacaatttcaCTATGTGATAAAAAGTTGTATTGTGAAcctgaaaaatatattttgtcGGTAACAtccatgaaaaaataaatatgagtaTAATAAGAAAGTACGACACACACATGAaccatattatttttttaataaatatttttaatcataTAAGTTAGAATTTGTTTAAGCATCAACATACTCTCTATGTCCATAACCAAATAGTCTTTCTAGTAGATTAtaacaattttaataaaaaaattgataaagca from Salvia splendens isolate huo1 chromosome 15, SspV2, whole genome shotgun sequence encodes the following:
- the LOC121769239 gene encoding pentatricopeptide repeat-containing protein At4g32450, mitochondrial-like; translation: MYTRRAAVFTLTSLRRAIKVCRRNSSDFSCSVEIPNFARSFRAGAETADVYNNFDGDSAEYQSGYVNFNRNDHFSGRSSGGIEQNQNPSRVYGQIGAKRLNLSDSYGNGSGGVRNQSGYNSSSFDSRNHGRSFGGQMGNGTFQQNVSSNGGGLDATPLNHGGGRLENSRGGSYGGRADMQVKNGGDYGVHPQNVAGSYHFNSGNYQRTVSESQSGVVTDFGVSTDLSMNAESRATSKLDDLDQLTRGGKVKEAVELLELLEKERVRVGIPRFMALVKSCGENEALAEAKSVHKHLLKTMAHLEVRMYNQIIEMYSKCGSMEDAFAVFDQMPERNLTSWDIMISWLAKNGHGEESLELFAEFKQSGLRPDGQMFLGVFSACGVISDVVEGMLHFESMTRDYGVVPGMEHYAGIVDMLGTAGCVDEAMEFIQSMPVEPSVEIWETLLKFCRIHGNVVLGDQCAELVQLLDPTRLNEQSRAGLIPLSASDMNKEKEKKKSTGQGPLDVRHRVHEYRAGDRSHPDNERLYGLLRALKQHMKEVGYIPEIRCVLHDVDHETKEEALMAHSERLAAAHGFLTSPARASIRIIKNLRVCTDCHNVFKIISKIVGREIVARDSKRFHHFRDGSCSCNDFW